In the genome of Deinococcus budaensis, the window AGAAACGGCGAGGAGAAGCAGAGCCATTCGGAGCGGCCCGGCCACGCGGCAGACAGCGGCGCGGCTGGAGCCTGCGACCTGCCGGGTTTCCGGCGAAGGAAGGCGAGATGAACAAGCACGTCACACCCGCACACTCCCTGCTGGCCGGGGCGCTTCTCGGCCCGCTGCTGCTCGCCGCCTGTGCGGGCCAACCCGCCCCCACAGTCCCCACCCCGGGCGGGGAAACCCGGCAGCTTCAGCTGCGCGGCAAGACCGTCACCGTGGACGTGGTGGGAGAGTACGCCACCGTCGAGGGCGACATCCTCGTGGGCAAGCTGGCGGACCTGGAGCGGGGCAAGCTCAGCCCGCAGAGCGTCTTCCGGGACGCGCCGCAGGACTACCGCTGGCCGGGGGGCGTCATTCCCTTCGCCTTCGGGGCGAGCGTCACTGCCCGGGGGCGGGAGAACGCCCTGACTGCGATGCGCGCCTGGGAGGCCGTCACGCCGATCCGCTTCGTGGCGCGCTCGTCGGAGGCCGACTTCATCAACTTCCAGGCGGGCACCCAGGCCGGCTGGTGCTTCTCCTCCATCGGGCGGCAGGGCGGGGAACAGGCGGTGCTACTGACCTCCTCGGGCGACTGCTCGGCGGCGACGCTGACGCACGAACTCGGGCACACCATCGGCCTGTGGCACGAGCAGACGCGCGAGGACCGCAGCCAGCACATCAATATCCAGTGGGCGAACCTCCGGGACGGGCTGTGCCGCAGCGCCTTCGAGGAAAAGCACATCAGCGACGGGCTGGACATTGGCGCCTACGACCTGAACTCCTTGATGCACTACGACCGCTTCGGGTGCAGCGTGAACGGCAACCCCGTGTACGACTCGATTCCGGCGGGCCTGCCCATGAACGGTGGCGAGAGCATCAGCCCGCTCGACCGCGCAGCGGTGGACTGGCTGCACCTGAGGAATTGGATCGTCTCCGACGGCGGGGCGAGGATGTGGCGCAACTTCGGCGGGTCATCCCACCAGGCTGCCGACCTCGCCACCGGGGACTTCAACGGGGACGGACGCACGGACCTCTTCACGGTGGACACCAGCCGCTGCATGTGGTTCGTGGCTCTCTCGCAAGGCACCGTCGCCGCCCCCTGGACCACCCTGAACAGCGGGGTCTGCCAGGGGCTTGACCGCCTGGTCCTGGGGGACTTCGACGGGGACCGCCGGACCGACGTGTTCATCGCGGCCGGGGGGACGTGGTACCTCTCGCGCGGCGGGGTGGAGGGCTGGACCGAATGGAACACCTCCCGCGTGGACCCCTGGCAGCTCTCGTTCGGAGATTTCGACGGGGACGGACGCACGGACGTATTCAACGCGACCGGGAAGGTCTGGAACGTCTCCTATGGCGGCTCGACGGGGTGGCAGCGCCTGAACACCTCGGCGGTCAAGGCGCCCAACCTGGTCTTTCGGGACTTCGACGGCGACGGACGCACCGACGTGTTCCGCACGACCAATGGGACGTGGTGGGTGTCGTACGGCGGCACCGAACCCTGGGCCGAGCTGAACACCTCCAGCGCCCCCCTGAGCGCCCTGAAGTTCGGGGACTTCGACGGCGACCGCCGCACCGACATCTACCGCACGGACGCGCGGTGGGGCTGGGTGGTCTCGTCCGGCGGGAGCGGCCCCTGGACCCCCCTGCCCGACTTCCTGCGAATGCCGCCCTTCACCGCCCCGCCCAGCGGTTTCGTCTTCGGCGACTTCGACGGCGACGGGCGGCGCGACGTGCTGGGCACGCTTCGGTAAACCCTTCCTCCACGACCAAAGGAGTTCGCATGTCCGGACTGTTCCTCCTGCCGCTGCTCGCCGCCCCGCTGCTCTTCGCCGCGCACATTCAGGCGGACCGGCTCGTCCGGCCCCGGCGCACCGCCGCGCCCCACACACCCGCCCGACTGGGCATCGCCCACTGGGAGGACGTGAGCTTCACCACCGGGGACGGGCTGACCCTGCGCGGCTGGTTCGTCCCGCCCCGTCCGGACTCGGGCGGCGCGGCCGTCGTGTGCGCGCACGGCACCGCCGGGCACCGGGGACACCTGCTGGCCCACGCGGCGGCCCTGCACGCCGAGGGCTACGGGGCGCTGCTCTTCGACCTGCGTGCCCACGGCGAGTCGGACGGAAGCGTCAGCGGCGTGGGCTTGCATGAGCACCGCGACGTGCTCGCCGCGCTCGAATACGTGCGCTCGCGCCCCGACGTGGACGCGCGGCGGGTCGCGTTGCTGGGACACTCGATGGGCGGCGCCGCCGTGCTGCGGGCCGCCGCGCGCACGCCCCACGCGCGGGCGGTGGTGTCCATCGCCAGCGCGGCGAGTCTCGCGGAGAATGTGGCCTCGGGCGTCCGGGCCTTCACGCATCTGCCCGCCTTTCCACTCGCGCCGCTGGTCGTGTGGGTGGCCGAGCGGCGGACCCGGGGCCGGATGCGCGACATGCGGCCCGTGGCAGACGCGGCGAGGCTGCGAGATCAGCCCCTGCTGCTGATCCACGGGGACGCCGACCGGGTGGTGGGCATCGAGAACGGGCGGCGGCTGCGGGAAGCCCACGGAAGCGCGCAGCTGCTGGAGATTGCGGGCGCGGGTCACCTGGGCGTGATCGGCCCGCGGCACCTGGCCCGGTACCATGGGGCAATGCTGGGCTTCCTGCGCCTGCATCTGCGGTCAGGGACAACCGCTGCTGCTGCTGCGGCTGGGACGCCGACCTTTGAACACGGGCCGCCCAGAGGCGCACCTGAACAGGCCGAGCAGGAGACGGTCCACACCTGACCCCCGTGATGAAGGCCGCCGCTCGTGATGGCCAGCGGCGGTCCGTTTCGTCGGGGAAGGATGGGCTGACCTGGACCCTCTCGCCTGGACCCTCTCGTCGCCCCCCCGACGCCCCGCTCAGGGCCTCCAGCGCGCTAGGCAGGGGGACACCGGTGGGATCAACCCCTGGTGATGGTGGGCCGTCATGAACACGGAGCCGTGCTGGGCGTCTTCGTCCAGAAAGACCACGGCACCGAGGTCGCCCGATCGTTTTTCGCTCGTCTGCGGCGAGTCGCCCTTCTTCTGCCTCCCAGCCTGCGGCCCGCTGTGCCACCCGGCTGGCACCGCAGACAGGGGCCAGGTCACCCCTCCTTCCGACTTGGACCGCCTTTTCTCCAGCGTCCAGGGCAGGACGGTTCCCGACTGGTCGCCCCCCGCCAGTGGTGGACGGGGCTTCCTCGCCGCCTAGTGCCCGGCCAGCGGCGGCCACGACCAAGGGCGAGACCACCAGCACGTCCGTGACGCCCGGCCCGGCTCGGGGGGCCGCCCACCGGAAACTGTGGCGACGGCTGCGGAGGTGGGCTTCAGTACCTCGTCAGGCCCGCCAGCCCGCCGTACTCCCGGACCAGCCGCTCGGCGTGCTCCCCCTGGACCCGGCGCACGTCCAGGCCGTAGAGCGACTGAAGCTGCGGCAGGACTTCTTCCAGCGTGACCCGCTCCATCAGGGAGCCGTCGAGGGGGCTTTCTTGCACGTCCTTGCGGGCCGTGAAGTAGGGCACCTCCGGGTTGTGGCTGCGGTAAATGTGAAGCTGGGAGCCGTCCTCGGGGATGACGAGCTGGTAGACGCGGCCCTGCTGCACCATCTCCAGTACCCGTTCCATCTCCATGACCCCCTGCTCCTGAAGCTGCGCCATCAAGCGGGCCTGCTGCGCCTGGCCGAAGTCCTCCAGCAGCGGCCTCAGCCGGTCCAGCAGCATCTGGTCCGGGGCCATCCCGGTGCCGACCTCCACGTTCGTCTCGCCGATCACCTCGAAGGAGGCGGCCTGCGGAATCTCGGCGCGGAACTCGGCCAGACGCGAGACGGGGCCGACCAGGATCAGGTGCTCCAGGCCCTGCTCCTTGAGTTCCCGGGACAGCTCCTGCGCCATGTCGTTGTAAAAGCGCTGTTGCAGGGCGTCGAGGTGACGCTGGAAAAACTCCACGCCGCTGTCGCTGCGCGGTCCAGTCCCCTGCACGCCAAAGCCGCTGCCGTCCTGGGCGCGGGCCGCCCCCTGGGCACCCGGCACGGCGGTGGTGGCGGCCGTGAGGTCGTCGCGGTCCACGTTGTCCAGCTCGGTGTGGCGCTCGCGGCGCAGTTCGGTCAGCTCACCCTGTTCCAGCACGAACAGCCGCGCCCAGTCGCGGTCCACGGCCAGCACGCCCATCCGGGGCACGGCCTCGGTGACCGCCCGGACAAGGGCAGGGAGCGGGTGGCCGAAGTGGAAGCGCTCGGGAAGGTCGAGCTGCACGTCGAAGCGCTCGTCGATTCCTTCGCCCAGCACGTACACGGCGCTTTTGCCACGGGCCTCCCGGGCGCGGGGCAGGTCGTCGAGGAGGCGCCCGGCCAGGGTGGGCGGCACGCCGAGGTCGTTCAGGGCGCTCTTGACCCGGGTGGTCAGGGCGTCGCCGTGGTTGTCCTGATCGGCCGGGTTGACGTGCACCACGGCCATCAGCACGGACTGGCCCCTGGGCAGGGACGCGAGGCGGTCAAGGTCCTGGGGGGTGATCATGTCGTCTCCTTCGTGAAGGGGCAACGCCGATCGGGTGAGGGCGAGCCTCCATCATAAGGGCAGACCGGCCGAACCCGCGCCGCGCGGTGAGGGCCGCTCCGGCGGGGAACGGCCGCACCACCCAGTCCCCGCCGATTCGCAGGGCGCAGCGAGGCGGAGCCGCCCCTCACCAATCCGTTCTCATGCTGGAACCGGACAGGGTGGGCCGCCTAGCCGCAGTCGGCGACCCTGCGCTAGCCGAGATGTGAACATCATGTGAGACTGGAAGCCTGACAGATCCATGACATCCCGGGCCGCCGCCCGGGGCATGGGGCCACCGCCTGCCCGCCGAGGCGGTCGCTCAACGGCACGGTGCCACGCGGTCTGAAGTGGAGCTGACACGACGAAAACGGGGGTTCAGGCCAGGTGGAGGACGCCGGACCACCGGGCGCAAGGGCGCCTCCGGATGCCCTGGCGGCCGGAGCGGTTCTGCCGCCCTGACCCCGCGCAGGGTGAACGGTCACCCACCTGAGGCCGCAACGGGGCACCTCCCCCGGAACGCGGGCGCCGCCGCCGGGCACGCGGTTTGGCGGCGTCGGTGGTGGACCGGGTGGGGCTTGGACAACCTCCCCAGCTGTGATGGAGATGTGACCGAGTGTAAGAAAGATGTGAAATCGGACCTTCTACGCTCTGTTCATTCGTTGGACGTGAAACGAATAACCGCTGTCGCCGCTTCCGGACCTCCAGGCCCCGCTGCGGACCACCCCCAGACCGTCTGGCGGTGCGGCGGCTCAGGCATGGCGCGCGGTCTGCCCAGCCGTGGCCCTCCGGGGGGCAGGGGCAGGGCGGCGACCGACCTTCCCGCCTGCGGGCCGCAGACCGTTCCCGCAGCTCCCCTTCCCCCCTCTCCCCCCCCCCTTCCGAGGTACAGCCGTGGCCCGCATTCTGATTGTGGACGATTCTCCCGCCGACCTGAAACTGATGGAAAGTGTGCTTCAGACGACGCCCCACACGGTCGTGACCCTGAACGACCCGGCCCGCGTGGAGGAGGTGGTGGCCCGCGAGCGCCCCGACCTGCTGCTGCTCGACGTGGTGATGCCCGGCCGCAACGGCTACGAGGTGATGCGCGGACTGCGCCGCGGCGCCCCAGGCAACCTGAAGGTGATTCTGGTGTCCAGCAAGGGCAACGACAGCGACGTGAAATGGGGCCTGCGCCAGGGCGCCGACGACTACCTGGTCAAGCCCTACACCCCGGATCAGGCGCTGGGCGCCGTGGCCCGGCAGATCGGGTAAGGCCCGTGCCGCGCGCCCTGGTGTTCCGGATCGGCACGCAGCGACTGGCGCTGCCCGAAGGCGGAAAACGCGAGGTTCTGGAACGCGGACCGGCGCTGCCCCTGCCGCACGGCGCCGGGCTGCTGCTGGGCCTGACGGCGCTGCAAGGGCGCGCGGTGCCGCTGCTCGACCTCGCTGGCCTGCTGGGGCTTCCGGCGCCCGGGGGCACCCTCACGCTGCTGGTGGACCTGGCGGCGGACCGGGCCGCCGACCGGGCGGACGAGGCGGTCGCCTGGCCGGTAGACGCGGTCGAGGGGCTTCAGGACCTCTCCCCCGAGGCGGGCCACCCACCCGGCGCGGGCGAAGCGGCGACCGAACCGCGCCTGCTGGACCTCCCGGCGCTGCTCGAGCAGGTACGCGGCGCGCTTCAGCCCCAGCCCTAGCCTTGCTTGACCCTCACCCCCCAGAGGCGCCGCCGGCCTGACCGACAGGCAGGGCCGCAGGCCGCGCCGCTTTTTTTTCCCAGGAGTATGTCATGCCTATTTTTCCCCGTTTGCCCCGGCGCCTTTCGCCCCCGCGCCTCCCCGTGCCCCGCGCCGCGACCCCGGCCGCCGGCTCCCCGACCTCACGCGGCGCCCGGCTGGCCCTGAGCGCGGCGCTGCTGGCGGGCCTGAGCGCCGCCGGGGCGCAGAGCACGCCGCGCGCCGCACCGATCAAGATCGGCATGAGCGCGGCCTTTACCGGGGCCTCGGCTGGTCTGGGCACCGAGTACTACCGGGGAGCCAAGGCCTATTTCGACGAGGTGAACGCCGGGGGCGGGGTGGGCGGCCGCCGCCTGCAACTCGTCGCCCTCGACGACGCCTACCAGCCCACCCAGGCAGTGACCAACACCGTCCAGTTGATCGAGCGCGAAAAGGTCTTCGCGCTGTTCAACTACGTGGGCACGCCCACCCTGACGGCCGCCCTGCCGGTCCTCAAGTCGCTGGGCACCCAGCAGATCAGCCTGATCGGCAACCTGACCGGGGCGCAGGTTCAGCGGACGCTGCCCTACAGCAGCGACGTCTTTAACATCCGGCCCTCCTACCGCGAGGAGATGGAGGCCCAGGTCGAGCAGCTGTGGGCCGCCGGGTTCCGCAAGTTCGGGGTGTTCTACCAGCTCGACGCCTACGGCCGCAGCGGGACCGACGCGGTGGCGCGCGCCCTTGCCAAACGCGGGGCGCGCATCACGGCGGAAGCCACCTACCGGCGCGGGGCGACCGCCGACGCGGACATGGGCGCGGCCATGCGCCACCTGCGTGAGGCCGACGTGGAGGTCGTGCTGTGCACCGGGGCCTACCAGGGCGTGGCGGCCTT includes:
- a CDS encoding M12 family metallopeptidase; translated protein: MNKHVTPAHSLLAGALLGPLLLAACAGQPAPTVPTPGGETRQLQLRGKTVTVDVVGEYATVEGDILVGKLADLERGKLSPQSVFRDAPQDYRWPGGVIPFAFGASVTARGRENALTAMRAWEAVTPIRFVARSSEADFINFQAGTQAGWCFSSIGRQGGEQAVLLTSSGDCSAATLTHELGHTIGLWHEQTREDRSQHINIQWANLRDGLCRSAFEEKHISDGLDIGAYDLNSLMHYDRFGCSVNGNPVYDSIPAGLPMNGGESISPLDRAAVDWLHLRNWIVSDGGARMWRNFGGSSHQAADLATGDFNGDGRTDLFTVDTSRCMWFVALSQGTVAAPWTTLNSGVCQGLDRLVLGDFDGDRRTDVFIAAGGTWYLSRGGVEGWTEWNTSRVDPWQLSFGDFDGDGRTDVFNATGKVWNVSYGGSTGWQRLNTSAVKAPNLVFRDFDGDGRTDVFRTTNGTWWVSYGGTEPWAELNTSSAPLSALKFGDFDGDRRTDIYRTDARWGWVVSSGGSGPWTPLPDFLRMPPFTAPPSGFVFGDFDGDGRRDVLGTLR
- a CDS encoding VLRF1 family aeRF1-type release factor, coding for MITPQDLDRLASLPRGQSVLMAVVHVNPADQDNHGDALTTRVKSALNDLGVPPTLAGRLLDDLPRAREARGKSAVYVLGEGIDERFDVQLDLPERFHFGHPLPALVRAVTEAVPRMGVLAVDRDWARLFVLEQGELTELRRERHTELDNVDRDDLTAATTAVPGAQGAARAQDGSGFGVQGTGPRSDSGVEFFQRHLDALQQRFYNDMAQELSRELKEQGLEHLILVGPVSRLAEFRAEIPQAASFEVIGETNVEVGTGMAPDQMLLDRLRPLLEDFGQAQQARLMAQLQEQGVMEMERVLEMVQQGRVYQLVIPEDGSQLHIYRSHNPEVPYFTARKDVQESPLDGSLMERVTLEEVLPQLQSLYGLDVRRVQGEHAERLVREYGGLAGLTRY
- a CDS encoding alpha/beta hydrolase, encoding MSGLFLLPLLAAPLLFAAHIQADRLVRPRRTAAPHTPARLGIAHWEDVSFTTGDGLTLRGWFVPPRPDSGGAAVVCAHGTAGHRGHLLAHAAALHAEGYGALLFDLRAHGESDGSVSGVGLHEHRDVLAALEYVRSRPDVDARRVALLGHSMGGAAVLRAAARTPHARAVVSIASAASLAENVASGVRAFTHLPAFPLAPLVVWVAERRTRGRMRDMRPVADAARLRDQPLLLIHGDADRVVGIENGRRLREAHGSAQLLEIAGAGHLGVIGPRHLARYHGAMLGFLRLHLRSGTTAAAAAAGTPTFEHGPPRGAPEQAEQETVHT
- a CDS encoding ABC transporter substrate-binding protein; the encoded protein is MPIFPRLPRRLSPPRLPVPRAATPAAGSPTSRGARLALSAALLAGLSAAGAQSTPRAAPIKIGMSAAFTGASAGLGTEYYRGAKAYFDEVNAGGGVGGRRLQLVALDDAYQPTQAVTNTVQLIEREKVFALFNYVGTPTLTAALPVLKSLGTQQISLIGNLTGAQVQRTLPYSSDVFNIRPSYREEMEAQVEQLWAAGFRKFGVFYQLDAYGRSGTDAVARALAKRGARITAEATYRRGATADADMGAAMRHLREADVEVVLCTGAYQGVAAFIRSARDASWGVPITNLSFVSADNLLELLQASGRQRGRDYTQALFNTQVVPSYADTRYAGVREYRQLMDKWKPQLPATLRDKTYKPAAYSFVGLEGFLNAKVIVHALRASGSPLTQARFRSALERTSKLDLGLAEPVSFSRDRHQGLQQVYLTAVKGGRWVTVDRWNAAP
- a CDS encoding response regulator, whose translation is MARILIVDDSPADLKLMESVLQTTPHTVVTLNDPARVEEVVARERPDLLLLDVVMPGRNGYEVMRGLRRGAPGNLKVILVSSKGNDSDVKWGLRQGADDYLVKPYTPDQALGAVARQIG
- a CDS encoding chemotaxis protein CheW, whose product is MPRALVFRIGTQRLALPEGGKREVLERGPALPLPHGAGLLLGLTALQGRAVPLLDLAGLLGLPAPGGTLTLLVDLAADRAADRADEAVAWPVDAVEGLQDLSPEAGHPPGAGEAATEPRLLDLPALLEQVRGALQPQP